Proteins from one Xenorhabdus griffiniae genomic window:
- the cspE gene encoding transcription antiterminator/RNA stability regulator CspE — MSNKMTGLVKWFNADKGFGFISPADGSKDVFVHFSAIQSNDYRTLFEGQKVEFSIENGAKGPAAVNVVPTA; from the coding sequence ATGTCTAATAAAATGACTGGTTTAGTAAAATGGTTTAATGCGGATAAAGGTTTTGGTTTTATCTCCCCTGCCGATGGCAGCAAAGACGTCTTCGTACACTTCTCCGCTATTCAAAGTAACGACTACCGCACTCTGTTCGAAGGCCAGAAGGTCGAGTTCTCCATCGAGAACGGTGCTAAAGGCCCAGCAGCAGTAAACGTTGTGCCTACAGCGTAA
- a CDS encoding structural protein encodes MTRGIRNHNPGNIRHGDKWQGLRDIQTDKSFCQFVAPEYGIRAMLKILRNYERRYGDNTIRQFISRWAPPNENNTESYIAYVCKSVGIASSAVVDVENVATMSRLVKAIIQMENGQQPYSDEIIKRAFELL; translated from the coding sequence ATGACAAGAGGGATTCGTAACCATAACCCCGGCAACATCCGTCATGGAGACAAATGGCAAGGTTTGCGTGATATTCAGACAGACAAATCATTTTGCCAATTTGTGGCGCCAGAATATGGCATACGGGCAATGCTAAAAATTCTGCGTAACTACGAACGCAGGTACGGGGACAATACTATTCGCCAGTTTATTTCCCGCTGGGCGCCACCGAATGAAAATAATACTGAGAGTTATATCGCTTATGTATGTAAATCAGTTGGCATAGCCAGCAGTGCGGTGGTAGATGTAGAAAACGTCGCCACAATGAGCCGACTGGTTAAGGCTATCATTCAAATGGAAAACGGCCAACAGCCTTATTCCGATGAGATAATTAAGCGAGCATTTGAATTGTTATAA
- a CDS encoding phage holin, lambda family, whose amino-acid sequence MKEHPDLWADLLNGLRNAWPQISGSILAVMICYGRLIYDGVERKNRWVEPLLCGALSWGFSSGLELFGIPNSISPALGGAVGFIGVEKIREFAIRAINKRLGDHNDKRDS is encoded by the coding sequence ATGAAAGAACATCCTGATTTATGGGCCGATTTGTTAAACGGTCTAAGAAACGCTTGGCCGCAAATTTCTGGTTCTATTTTGGCCGTCATGATCTGTTACGGCCGGCTTATTTATGACGGTGTGGAGCGGAAAAATCGCTGGGTCGAACCGCTCCTGTGTGGAGCGCTGTCGTGGGGATTTTCCAGTGGACTGGAACTATTTGGTATTCCAAACAGTATTTCACCAGCCCTCGGCGGTGCCGTTGGTTTTATTGGCGTAGAGAAAATACGAGAGTTTGCCATTCGTGCCATCAATAAACGTTTAGGAGATCACAATGACAAGAGGGATTCGTAA